The following is a genomic window from Crossiella equi.
ACCCGGCCGTGCTCGACCGGCTCGCCTGGCAGCTGCCGCTGCTCGCCGCGGCCACCGCGCACCTGCGGGCCGTGGCCGAGGCCGTGCTCGCCGAGGCGCGGCTGCTCGGGCTGGTCGCCGGGGACCAGCTCTCACCCGCCGGGCGCGCCCTGCTCGACGCCGACGACCCGGAGACCCCGATCGACCCCGGCTCCTTCGACGCCGGGGACGGGCTGCTCGCCGCCGCGGCCACCCTGCTGCCCGGCACCACCGACCGCGTGCTGCTCCAGTCCGACCTCACCGCCGTGGCCGCGGGCGACCCCGGCCAGCATCTGGTGCGGCTGCTCGACACCGCCGCCGACGTGGAGTCCAGCGGCGCCGCCCGCATCTGGCGGTTCTCCGCCGCCACCGTGCGGCGGGCCCTGGACACCGGCAAGAGCGCCGACCAGCTCATCGACGCGTTGCACGCGGTGGCCCCGGACGGGCTGCCGCAGCCGCTGGAGTACCTGATCCGTGACGTCGCCCGGCAGCACGGCTCCGTGCGCGTGCTCGACGCCGGGTGCCTGGTGCTCGCCCAGGACGGGATCCAGGCCCTGGAGATCATGAACTCTCCGGCCGCCGACTGGCTCGGGCTGCGCCAGGTCGCCGACGCCGTGCTGCTCAGCCCCCGGCCCCGGCCGGACACCCTCGGGCGCCTGCGCCGGGCCGGGTTCCTGCCGGTCGGCCAGGACAGCCAGGGCACCGACCAGCCCGAGGACCCCGTGCCCACCCGTGGCCTGGTCAGCACCAAGACCCGGTACCGGCCGCGCACCGCCGACCCGGACGAGCTGCTCGCCGCCCTGGCCGCCTCGCCGGACGAGGACCCCTACGACCCCGAGGTGCACCTGCGCACCGCCGCGCCCGAGCTGCCCCTCGACGACCGGCTGCGGCTGGCCGAGGCTGTCCGGCGGGGCCTGGGCGTCGAGATCACCTACCCGATGCCCGACGGCACCGGCACCGCGCGCCCGGTCAGCGACCTGGCCCTGGAGCGGGGCACCCTGCTCGCCTGGTGCCACCGGCACCACACCGAGGCGCTGTTCGACCTCGCCCGCATCACCCGGGTTGGAGTACCGGGGGCCGTTCGGCTCATGGCCGAGTCGGGCCCGAACCGGTATCCTTGATCAAGTTCGGCGGGCTTGGGCCCACCGCCCCGCGAGAGGCTCGGGACAGCGCAGGACCAGCCGGTTCGGGGGCGTGTTCGGTGCCGCTCGGCGACGGCGGGTGTGCGTTCCATGCATCCGCGGCACGACCGAGGTCACAGATTGATCAAGGTCTGTGGCTTTTCCGGGGGCTGCGCGGGCGGGGGTCACCCCATCGGGATCGCGGTGAACGGTCGCTGAGGACGACGAAGCGACCGGGGTGAGTAGCCGGGACGTACGGTGACCAGGCGAATTCGTGCGGTGAGCGGTCGTTCTGGTCGGCAAGCGGACCAGTGTGACCTTCCTCAACCCCTCTCGGCAAGGCCGGAATCGGGTATAGAAAATCCGCTCTTCGGGTACTTACGTGCGGATGACCTGGTCAAACGGCCACGCCGGGTGAGTTGGGTCTGCGCCGACGGGGTGATCACCGCGTGGCATCTTGACTGGGAGCTGCGGTGGGTTCACTCTGTCCGTAGCGCGAGTTCGGGTGCCCTGTCTTGGGCCCCGCTCGACAGCCGCCGTCTGTGTGGCTAGACTGCCACTTTGCGCTGTCCATTTTCTGTATCGCCCTGCCCAGGGTCCCGAGATGATGGCCGCGCCGCACCCTTGACAACTGCACCGGCGTTTGCGCGCCGGGGCAGCTTCCAGCCAGCAACAGTCCCTGGAAGGACGCATCTTGGCAGTCTCCCGCGCGACCAAGGCCACTGCTGCGACCAACTCCACGTCGGGGATCCCTGGGGCACCGAAGCGAGTTTCGTTCGCGAAGATCCACGAACCCCTCACGGTGCCCGATCTGCTCGACCTGCAGATTCAGTCCTTCGAATGGCTCGTCGGCACCGACGAGTGGTTCCAGCGCCGCATCGATGCCGGCGATGAGGACCCGATCGGCGGCCTCGCTGAGGTCCTGAACGAGATCTCGCCGATCGAGGACTTCTCGGGGTCCATGTCCCTCTCCTTCTCCGACCCGCGCTTCGACGAGGTCAAGGCCTCCGTCGAGGAGTGCAAGGACAAGGACATGACGTACGCGGCCCCGCTGTTCGTCACCGCGGAGTTCACCAACCACAACACCGGCGAGATCAAGAGCCAGACGGTGTTCATGGGTGACTTCCCCGTGATGACCGACAAGGGCACGTACATCATCAACGGCACCGAGCGAGTCGTGGTGTCGCAGTTGGTGCGGTCCCCGGGTGTCTACTTCGACACTTCCGTCGACAAGACCACCGACAAGGACGTGTTCAGCGTCCGCATCATCCCGAGCCGGGGCGCCTGGCTGGAGTTCGACGTCGACAAGCGCGACACCGTCGGTGTCCGCATCGACCGCAAGCGCCGTCAGCCCGTCACCGTCCTGCTGAAGGCCTTCGGCTGGACCACCGAGCAGATCCGCGAGCGGTTCGGCTTCAGCGAGACCCTCATGGCCACGCTGGAGAAGGACCACACCGCGGGTCAGGACGAGGCGCTGCTCGACATCTACCGCAAGCTGCGCCCGGGCGAGCCGCCGACCAAGGAGAGCGCCCAGACCCTCCTGGAGAACCTGTTCTTCAAGGAGAAGCGCTACGACCTGGCCAAGGTCGGCCGCTACAAGGTCAACAAGAAGCTGGGCGTCGACCTGCCGTTCACCACCGGCGTGCTCACCGAGGACGACATCGTCACCTCGATCGAGTACCTGGTGCGCCTGCACGCGGGTGAGACCACCATGACCGCCCCCGGCGGTGTGGAGGTCCCGGTCGAGGTCGACGACATCGACCACTTCGGCAACCGCCGTCTGCGCACCGTGGGCGAGCTGATCCAGAACCAGATCCGGGTCGGCCTCTCCCGCATGGAGCGCGTGGTCCGCGAGCGCATGACCACGCAGGACGTCGAGGCGATCACGCCGCAGACCCTGATCAACATCCGTCCCGTGGTGGCGGCGATCAAGGAGTTCTTCGGCACCTCGCAGCTGTCGCAGTTCATGGACCAGACCAACCCGCTGGCCGGCCTGACGCACAAGCGGCGTCTGTCCGCGCTGGGCCCGGGCGGTCTGTCCCGTGAGCGCGCCGGTCTTGAGGTCCGCGACGTGCACCCCTCGCACTACGGCCGCATGTGCCCGATCGAGACGCCGGAAGGCCCGAACATCGGCCTGATCGGCTCGCTGTCCTCGTTCGCGCGGGTCAACCCGTTCGGCTTCATCGAGACCCCGTACCGCAAGGTCGTCGACGGTCAGGTCACCGACCAGATCGACTACCTGACCGCGGACGAGGAAGACCGCTACGTGAAGGCCCAGGCCAACACGCCGGTCGACGCCGACGGGCGTTTCCTCGAGGACAAGGTCATGGTCCGCCGCAAGGGCGGCGAGCTCGACCTGATCCCGCCGACCGACGTCGACTACATGGACATCTCGCCTCGGCAGATGGTGTCCGTGGCGACGGCGATGGTGCCGTTCCTCGAGCACGACGACGCCAACCGCGCGCTCATGGGCGCGAACATGCAGCGCCAGGCCGTGCCGCTGCTCCGCTCCGAGTCGCCGCTGGTCGGCACCGGCATGGAGCTGCGCGCCGCGGTCGACGCCGGTGACGTGGTCGTGGTCAACAAGGCCGGTGTGATCGAGGAGCTGTGCTCCGACTACATCACCGTGATGGCCGACGACGGCACCCGGCAGACCTACCGCCTGCACAAGTTCCGCCGCTCGAACCAGGGCACCTGCATCAACCAGAAGCCCATCGTGAACGAGGGCGACCGGGTTGAGGTGGGCCAGGTCATCGCGGACGGCCCGTGCACCCAGAACGGCGAGATGGCGCTGGGCAAGAACCTGCTCGTCGCGATCATGCCGTGGGAGGGTCACAACTACGAGGACGCGATCATCCTGTCGCAGCGCCTCGTGCAGGACGACGTCCTCACCTCGATCCACATCGAGGAGCACGAGATCGACGCCCGCGACACCAAGCTGGGCGCCGAGGAGATCACCCGGGACATCCCGAACGTCTCCGAGGAGGTCCTGGCCGACCTGGACGAGCGCGGCATCATCCGCATCGGTGCCGAGGTCCGCGACGGCGACATCCTCGTCGGCAAGGTCACGCCGAAGGGCGAGACCGAGCTGACCCCCGAGGAGCGCCTGCTCCGTGCGATCTTCGGTGAGAAGGCGCGCGAGGTGCGCGACACCTCGCTGAAGGTGCCGCACGGCGAGACCGGCAAGGTCATCGGCATCCGCGTGTTCTCCCGCGAGGACGACGACGAGCTGCCCCCGGGCGTCAACGAGCTCGTCCGCGTCTACGTGGCCCAGAAGCGCAAGATCCAGGACGGCGACAAGCTCGCCGGCCGCCACGGCAACAAGGGCGTCATCGGCAAGATCCTCCCGGTCGAGGACATGCCGTTCCTCGAGGACGGCACCCCGGTCGACATCGTGCTGAACACGCACGGCGTGCCGCGTCGTATGAACATCGGCCAGATCTTGGAAACCCACCTCGGGTGGATCGCCAAGCAGGGCTGGAGCATCGACGGGGACCCGGAGTGGGCCGCGAAGCTGCCCGAGGAGCTCTACCAGGCGGACCCCGGCACGAACACCGCGACGCCGGTGTTCGACGGTGCCCGCGAGGAAGAGATCATCGGTCTGCTGGGCTCGACCATGCCGAACCGCGACGGTGAGCGCATGGTCAAGGGCGACGGCAAGGCGCAGCTCTTCGACGGCCGCAGCGGTGAGCCGTACCCGTACCCGACCTCGGTCGGCTACATGTACATCCTCAAGCTGCTGCACCTGGTCGACGACAAGATCCACGCCCGGTCCACCGGCCCGTACTCGATGATCACCCAGCAGCCGCTCGGTGGTAAGGCGCAGTTCGGTGGCCAGCGCTTCGGCGAGATGGAGTGCTGGGCCATGCAGGCCTACGGCGCCGCCTACACGCTGCAGGAGCTGCTGACCATCAAGTCGGACGACGTGATCGGCCGTGTGAAGGTCTACGAGGCCATCGTCAAGGGCGAGAACATCCCCGAGCCGGGCATCCCGGAGTCGTTCAAGGTGCTCCTCAAGGAGCTCCAGTCGCTGTGCCTCAACGTCGAGGTGCTCTCCAGCGACGGTGCTGCCATTGAGATGCGCGACGGCGACGATGAGGACCTGGAGCGCGCCGCGGCCAACCTGGGCATCAACTTGTCCCGGTCCGAGTCGCCTTCGGTCGACGACATCGTCAACTGACCTCGCCGGTCGGCGGGGCGGGCTGGGTGACCAGCCCAGTCCGCCCCCGCCGACCCGACACCGCCTGACGAACCCGAACTATCAAGGGGAAGACAAGACGTGCTAGACGTCAACTTCTTCGACGAGCTCCGCATCGGACTGGCTACCGCGGACGACATCCGGCAGTGGTCCTTCGGCGAGGTCAAGAAGCCCGAAACCATCAACTACCGCACTCTGAAGCCTGAGAAGGACGGACTCTTCTGCGAGAAGATCTTCGGTCCGACCCGGGACTGGGAGTGCTACTGCGGCAAGTACAAGCGTGTCCGCTTCAAGGGCATCATCTGTGAGCGCTGTGGCGTCGAGGTCACCCGCGCCAAGGTGCGCCGTGAGCGGATGGGCCACATCGAGCTGGCCGCCGCGGTCACCCACATCTGGTACTTCAAGGGCGTCCCGAGCCGCCTGGGCTACCTGCTGGACCTGGCGCCCAAGGACCTCGAGAAGATCATCTACTTCGCCGCGTACGTGATCACCGCGGTGAACAAGGAGATGCGCCACAACGACCAGGCGACTCTCGAGAACGAGATCCAGGTCGAGCGCAAGCGCCTCGAGGACAAGCGCGACGCGGACCTCGAAGCCCGCGCGCAGAAGCTCGAGAGCGACCTGGCCGAGCTCGAGGCCGAGGGCGCGAAGAGCGACGTGCGCCGCAAGGTCAAGGAGGGCGGCGAACGTGAGATGCGCCAGCTCCGCGACCGCGCCGGCCGCGAGATCGACCGACTCGACGAGATCTGGGACACCTTCGTCAAGCTGGACGTCCAGCAGCTGATCGCGGACGAGCTGCTCTACCGCGAGCTGATCGACCGCTACGGCGAGTACTTCACCGGTGGCATGGG
Proteins encoded in this region:
- the rpoB gene encoding DNA-directed RNA polymerase subunit beta, with product MAVSRATKATAATNSTSGIPGAPKRVSFAKIHEPLTVPDLLDLQIQSFEWLVGTDEWFQRRIDAGDEDPIGGLAEVLNEISPIEDFSGSMSLSFSDPRFDEVKASVEECKDKDMTYAAPLFVTAEFTNHNTGEIKSQTVFMGDFPVMTDKGTYIINGTERVVVSQLVRSPGVYFDTSVDKTTDKDVFSVRIIPSRGAWLEFDVDKRDTVGVRIDRKRRQPVTVLLKAFGWTTEQIRERFGFSETLMATLEKDHTAGQDEALLDIYRKLRPGEPPTKESAQTLLENLFFKEKRYDLAKVGRYKVNKKLGVDLPFTTGVLTEDDIVTSIEYLVRLHAGETTMTAPGGVEVPVEVDDIDHFGNRRLRTVGELIQNQIRVGLSRMERVVRERMTTQDVEAITPQTLINIRPVVAAIKEFFGTSQLSQFMDQTNPLAGLTHKRRLSALGPGGLSRERAGLEVRDVHPSHYGRMCPIETPEGPNIGLIGSLSSFARVNPFGFIETPYRKVVDGQVTDQIDYLTADEEDRYVKAQANTPVDADGRFLEDKVMVRRKGGELDLIPPTDVDYMDISPRQMVSVATAMVPFLEHDDANRALMGANMQRQAVPLLRSESPLVGTGMELRAAVDAGDVVVVNKAGVIEELCSDYITVMADDGTRQTYRLHKFRRSNQGTCINQKPIVNEGDRVEVGQVIADGPCTQNGEMALGKNLLVAIMPWEGHNYEDAIILSQRLVQDDVLTSIHIEEHEIDARDTKLGAEEITRDIPNVSEEVLADLDERGIIRIGAEVRDGDILVGKVTPKGETELTPEERLLRAIFGEKAREVRDTSLKVPHGETGKVIGIRVFSREDDDELPPGVNELVRVYVAQKRKIQDGDKLAGRHGNKGVIGKILPVEDMPFLEDGTPVDIVLNTHGVPRRMNIGQILETHLGWIAKQGWSIDGDPEWAAKLPEELYQADPGTNTATPVFDGAREEEIIGLLGSTMPNRDGERMVKGDGKAQLFDGRSGEPYPYPTSVGYMYILKLLHLVDDKIHARSTGPYSMITQQPLGGKAQFGGQRFGEMECWAMQAYGAAYTLQELLTIKSDDVIGRVKVYEAIVKGENIPEPGIPESFKVLLKELQSLCLNVEVLSSDGAAIEMRDGDDEDLERAAANLGINLSRSESPSVDDIVN